A portion of the uncultured Draconibacterium sp. genome contains these proteins:
- a CDS encoding DUF6261 family protein, translated as MLNKIRYSYFTLAALTALVQKIVNLLSAQLPEHQMVQTILTRFQPQLQTALQAIGSTIKQPLTEIVTAADLRRDNTFRSLRDTIKAGLRRQNEAYRAACEALWIEFEKNGLQLYTIPRDTETAAINSLLADLQKPEHAPHLATTNITDWVTELDNDNQAYVAASAQRSAERSADDTVRDAEAFKDLKTSLELLENILNTMVAMNDPRGIDTIVAEISQYITEANTAAKQGQSTTEDEDEEPVDPPVQPS; from the coding sequence ATGTTAAACAAAATTCGTTACTCCTATTTCACACTGGCAGCATTAACTGCTTTGGTTCAAAAAATCGTTAATCTTTTAAGTGCACAACTTCCCGAACACCAAATGGTGCAAACTATTTTAACACGTTTTCAGCCCCAGTTGCAAACAGCCCTTCAGGCCATTGGAAGCACGATTAAACAACCGCTTACCGAAATTGTAACAGCAGCCGATTTGCGCCGCGATAATACTTTTCGCTCGTTACGCGACACGATTAAAGCTGGTTTGCGCCGCCAAAACGAAGCTTACCGTGCCGCCTGCGAAGCTCTTTGGATTGAATTTGAGAAAAACGGGCTACAGTTGTATACTATCCCGCGCGATACCGAAACCGCAGCCATTAACAGTTTGCTGGCCGATCTGCAAAAACCTGAACATGCCCCTCACCTGGCTACTACCAACATCACCGATTGGGTTACCGAGCTTGATAACGATAACCAGGCATACGTTGCCGCTTCGGCACAACGCAGTGCAGAACGCTCGGCCGACGATACCGTACGTGATGCCGAAGCATTTAAAGACCTGAAAACATCGCTCGAGTTGTTGGAGAATATCCTGAATACAATGGTAGCGATGAATGACCCTCGTGGTATTGATACCATAGTTGCAGAAATATCGCAATACATTACCGAAGCCAACACCGCCGCCAAACAAGGCCAAAGCACCACCGAAGATGAAGATGAAGAGCCTGTAGATCCTCCGGTTCAACCGAGTTAG
- a CDS encoding endonuclease domain-containing protein translates to MSEEDTPIRRARKLRKGMTKEEKLLWQQLRNRKFLGLKFLRQHPIIYDRVNYQPLYFIPDFYCAEKKLVIELDGKIHDFQKQKDQDREGILKDMGLTILRIRNEDVNSDIVEVLHRIKEFIQKMNSP, encoded by the coding sequence ATGAGCGAAGAAGATACTCCAATACGAAGAGCACGAAAACTGCGTAAGGGAATGACCAAAGAAGAAAAGCTTCTTTGGCAACAACTAAGAAACAGGAAATTTCTTGGCCTAAAGTTTTTACGTCAGCACCCGATTATCTATGATCGTGTTAATTACCAACCACTCTATTTTATTCCTGATTTTTATTGTGCAGAGAAGAAATTAGTGATTGAACTGGATGGAAAGATTCACGATTTCCAAAAGCAAAAAGATCAAGATCGGGAAGGAATATTGAAAGATATGGGTTTAACCATATTAAGGATTAGGAACGAAGATGTTAATTCTGACATTGTTGAGGTTCTGCATCGAATAAAAGAATTTATTCAGAAAATGAACTCTCCCTGA
- a CDS encoding endonuclease domain-containing protein translates to MSEEDTPIRRARKLRKGMTKEEKLLWQQLRNRKFLGLKFLRQHPIIYDRVNYQPLYFIPDFYCAEKKLVIELDGKIHDFQKQKDQDREGILKDMGLTILRIRNEDVNSDIVEVLHRIKEFIQKMNSP, encoded by the coding sequence ATGAGCGAAGAAGATACTCCAATACGAAGAGCACGAAAACTGCGTAAGGGAATGACCAAAGAAGAAAAGCTTCTTTGGCAACAACTAAGAAACAGGAAATTTCTTGGCCTAAAGTTTTTACGTCAGCACCCGATTATCTATGATCGTGTTAATTACCAACCACTCTATTTTATTCCTGATTTTTATTGTGCAGAGAAGAAATTAGTGATTGAACTGGATGGAAAGATTCACGATTTCCAAAAGCAAAAAGATCAAGATCGGGAAGGAATATTGAAAGATATGGGTTTAACCATATTAAGGATCAGGAACGAAGATGTTAATTCTGACATTGTTGAGGTTCTGCATCGAATAAAAGAATTTATTCAGAAAATGAACTCTCCCTGA